Proteins encoded within one genomic window of Bos mutus isolate GX-2022 chromosome 9, NWIPB_WYAK_1.1, whole genome shotgun sequence:
- the MICAL1 gene encoding F-actin-monooxygenase MICAL1 isoform X1 — protein MASTISTNPAHAHFESFLQAQLCQDVLSSFQGLCGALGVEPGGGLSQYHKVKAQLNYWNAKSLWAKLDKRASQPIYQQGRACTGTKCLVVGAGPCGLRAAVELAMLGARVVLVEKRTKFSRHNVLHLWPFTIHDLRALGAKKFYGRFCTGSLDHISIRQLQLLLLKVALLLGVEIHWGITFTGLQPPPKKGSGWRAQLQPSPPAQLAKYEFDVLISAAGGKFVPEGFTVREMRGKLAIGITANFVNGRTVEETQVPEISGVARIYNQSFFQSLLKATGIDLENIVYYKDDTHYFVMTAKKQCLLRLGVLHKDWPDTERLLGSANVVPEALQRFARAAADFATHGKLGKLEFARDARGRPDVSAFDFTSMMRAESSARVQERHGTRLLLGLVGDCLVEPFWPLGTGVARGFLAAFDAAWMVKRWAEGAGPLEVLAERESLYQLLSQTSPENMHRNVAQYGLDPTTRYPNLNLRAVTPSQVRDLYDMEAKEPVQRMSDETDSGKAATGAVGSQEELLRWCQEQTAGYPGVHVTDLSSSWADGLALCALVHRLRPALLEPSELQGMGALEATSWALKMAEHELGITPVLSAQAMVAGSDPLGLIAYLSHFHSAFKSVPHNPGSVSQGSPGAASAVLFLGKLQRTLQRTRTQGLLQENGEDAGGKKPRLEVEAETPSTEEPPVPEPDEPMTPPSQQQDASAEDLCALCGQHLYILERHCADGRFFHRSCFRCHICEATLWPGGYRQHPGDGYLYCLQHLPQTGHEEDSSDRGPESQDLPMLSEDNTPSGPATPVDLHQETSPVPNPIQPTRRLIRLSSPERQRLSSLHLTPDPEMEPPPKPPRSCSTLAHQALEASFKGWGMPVQSPQVLEAMEMGEEERSSSSEEETEEEEDVPLDSDMEHFLRNLAKNSGTMNNYPTWRRTLLRRAKEEEMKRFCKAQAIQRRLNEIEAALRELEARGTELELALRSQSSSPEKQKALWVEQLLQLVQKKNSLVAEEAELMITVQELNLEEKQWQLDQELRTYMNREETLKTAADRQAEDQVLRKLLDVVNQRDALIRLQEERRLSELASEPGVQG, from the exons ATGGCCTCAACCATCTCCACCAACCCAGCGCATGCCCACTTTGAGAGCTTCTTGCAGGCCCAGCTGTGCCAGGATGTGTTGAGCAGCTTTCAAGGGCTATGCGGGGCCCTgggggtggagcctggtggggggcTCTCCCAGTACCACAAGGTCAAGGCCCAGCTCAACTACTGGAATGCCAAGTCGCTGTGGGCCAAGCTGGACAAGAGAGCGAGCCAGCCCATCTACCAGCAGGGCCGGGCCTGCACCGGCACTAAG TGCCTGGTGGTGGGTGCGGGACCTTGCGGTCTGCGGGCTGCTGTGGAGCTGGCGATGCTGGGGGCCCGAGTGGTGCTGGTGGAAAAGCGCACCAAGTTCTCTCGCCACAACGTGCTCCACCTCTGGCCCTTCACCATCCACGACCTTCGGGCACTCGGCGCCAAGAAGTTCTATGGGCGCTTCTGCACAGGCTCCCTGGACCACATCA GCATCCGGCAACTGCAGCTCCTCTTGTTGAAAGTGGCATTACTGCTGGGGGTGGAAATCCACTGGGGCATCACTTTCACTGGCCTGCAGCCTCCTCCCAAAAAGG GGAGTGGTTGGCGTGCCCAGCTCcagcccagccccccagcccaaCTGGCCAAGTATGAATTTGATGTCCTCATCTCTGCAGCTGGAGGTAAATTCGTCCCTGAAG GCTTCACAGTGCGAGAAATGCGCGGCAAACTGGCAATTGGCATCACGGCTAACTTTGTGAACGGGCGCACCGTGGAAGAGACACAGGTGCCCGAGATCAGTGGTGTGGCCAGGATCTACAACCAGAGCTTcttccagagcctgctcaaagCTACAG GCATCGATCTGGAGAATATCGTGTACTACAAAGATGACACCCACTACTTTGTGATGACAGCCAAGAAGCAGTGCCTGCTACGGCTGGGAGTGCTGCATAAG GACTGGCCCGATACTGAACGGCTGCTGGGCAGCGCCAATGTGGTGCCCGAGGCTTTGCAGCGCTTTGCTCGGGCAGCTGCCGACTTCGCCACCCACGGCAAGCTTGGGAAGCTGGAGTTTGCCCGGGACGCCCGCGGGCGGCCGGACGTCTCTGCCTTTGACTTCACAAGTATGATGCGGGCAGAGAGCTCTGCTCGGGTGCAGGAGAGGCACGGCACCCGCCTGCTGCTGGGGCTGGTCGGGGACTGCCTGGTGGAG CCCTTCTGGCCCCTGGGCACTGGAGTGGCCCGGGGCTTCCTGGCAGCCTTTGATGCCGCCTGGATGGTGAAGCGGTGGGCAGAGGGCGCTGGGCCCCTAGAGGTGTTGGCAGAGAG AGAGAGCTTGTACCAGCTCCTGTCACAGACGTCCCCGGAGAACATGCACCGCAACGTGGCACAGTACGGGCTGGACCCCACCACCCGCTACCCCAACCTGAACCTCCGGGCTGTGACCCCCAGTCAG GTACGAGACCTGTACGACATGGAGGCCAAGGAGCCTGTGCAGAGGATGAGTGACGAGACAGACTCCGGAAAGGCAGCCACTG GGGCAGTGGGCTCCCAGGAGGAGCTGCTGCGCTGGTGCCAGGAGCAGACGGCTGGGTACCCAGGAGTCCATGTCACTGACCTGTCTTCCTCCTGGGCTGATGGGCTGGCTCTGTGTGCCCTGGTGCACCGGCTGCGGCCCGCCCTACT GGAACCCTCCGAGCTCCAGGGAATGGGGGCTCTGGAAGCTACTTCTTGGGCGCTGAAGATGGCAGAGCATGAGCTGGGCATCACACCAGTGTTGTCCGCACAGGCGATGGTGGCAGGGAGTGACCCACTTGGCCTCATTGCCTACCTCAGCCACTTCCATAGTGCCTTCAAGAGCGTACCACACAACCCAG GCTCGGTCAGCCAAGGCTCCCCAGGCGCTGCCAGCGCTGTACTATTCCTTGGCAAACTGCAGAGGACCCTGCAACGGACCCGGACTCAG GGCTTGTTGCAGGAAAATGGGGAGGATGCTGGTGGCAAGAAGCCTCGCCTGGAG GTAGAGGCTGAGACCCCAAGTACTGAGGAGCCACCTGTCCCAGAGCCTGATGAACCAATGACACCACCATCCCAGCAGCAGGAC GCCAGTGCTGAGGATCTGTGTGCACTTTGTGGGCAACACCTCTATATCCTGGAACGCCACTGTGCTGATGGCCGTTTCTTCCACCGGAGCTGCTTCCGCTGTCATATCTGTGAGGCCACATTATGGCCAGGTGGCTATAGGCAGCacccaggagatg GATATTTATACTGCCTCCAGCACCTGCCTCAGACAGGCCACGAAGAAGATAGCAGCGATAGAGGTCCTGAGAGTCAG GACCTTCCCATGCTGAGTGAGGATAACACGCCATCAGGCCCCGCAACTCCCGTGGACCTCCATCAAGAGACCAGTCCTGTCCCAAACCCCATCCAGCCCACCCGTCGATTGATTCGCCTCTCCAGCCCAGAACGCCAGCGTTTATCCTCCCTTCATCTCACCCCTGACCCGGAAATGGAGCCGCCACCCAAGCCCCCGCGAAGCTGCTCCACTTTGGCCCACCAAGCCCTGGAAGCAAGCTTCAAGGGCTGGGGAATGCCAGTCCAGAGCCCTCAAG TTCTTGAGGCCATGGAAATGGGGGAAGAAGAGAGGTCCTCCTCCagtgaagaggaaacagaggaagaggaagatgtgCCTTTGGACTCAGACATGGAACAT TTTCTGAGGAACTTGGCTAAGAACTCAGGCACCATGAACAATTATCCAACGTGGCGTCGGACTCTGCTGCGCCGGGCCaaggaggaggagatgaagcGGTTCTGCAAGGCTCAG GCCATCCAGAGGCGACTAAATGAGATCGAGGCTGCTCTAAGGGAGCTGGAGGCCAGGGGCACAGAGCTGGAGCTGGCTTTGAGGAGCCAAAGCA GTTCCCCTGAAAAGCAAAAGGCATTATGGGTGGAACAGCTGCTACAGCTCGTCCAGAAGAAAAACAGCCTAGTGGCCGAGGAGGCTGAGCTCATGATCAC AGTGCAGGAGCTGAACTTGGAGGAGAAACAGTGGCAGCTGGACCAAGAGCTGCGAACCTACATGAACCGGGAAG AAACCCTAAAGACAGCTGCCGATCGGCAGGCTGAGGACCAGGTCCTGAGGAAGCTACTGGATGTGGTGAACCAGCGAGATGCTCTCATCCGCCTCCAGGAGGAGCGCAGGCTCAGTGAGCTGGCCTCGGAGCCCGGGGTCCAGGGCTAG
- the MICAL1 gene encoding F-actin-monooxygenase MICAL1 isoform X4: MASTISTNPAHAHFESFLQAQLCQDVLSSFQGLCGALGVEPGGGLSQYHKVKAQLNYWNAKSLWAKLDKRASQPIYQQGRACTGTKCLVVGAGPCGLRAAVELAMLGARVVLVEKRTKFSRHNVLHLWPFTIHDLRALGAKKFYGRFCTGSLDHISIRQLQLLLLKVALLLGVEIHWGITFTGLQPPPKKGSGWRAQLQPSPPAQLAKYEFDVLISAAGGKFVPEGFTVREMRGKLAIGITANFVNGRTVEETQVPEISGVARIYNQSFFQSLLKATGIDLENIVYYKDDTHYFVMTAKKQCLLRLGVLHKDWPDTERLLGSANVVPEALQRFARAAADFATHGKLGKLEFARDARGRPDVSAFDFTSMMRAESSARVQERHGTRLLLGLVGDCLVEPFWPLGTGVARGFLAAFDAAWMVKRWAEGAGPLEVLAERESLYQLLSQTSPENMHRNVAQYGLDPTTRYPNLNLRAVTPSQVRDLYDMEAKEPVQRMSDETDSGKAATGAVGSQEELLRWCQEQTAGYPGVHVTDLSSSWADGLALCALVHRLRPALLEPSELQGMGALEATSWALKMAEHELGITPVLSAQAMVAGSDPLGLIAYLSHFHSAFKSVPHNPGSVSQGSPGAASAVLFLGKLQRTLQRTRTQENGEDAGGKKPRLEVKAETPSTEEPPVPEPDEPMTPPSQQQDASAEDLCALCGQHLYILERHCADGRFFHRSCFRCHICEATLWPGGYRQHPGDGYLYCLQHLPQTGHEEDSSDRGPESQDLPMLSEDNTPSGPATPVDLHQETSPVPNPIQPTRRLIRLSSPERQRLSSLHLTPDPEMEPPPKPPRSCSTLAHQALEASFKGWGMPVQSPQVLEAMEMGEEERSSSSEEETEEEEDVPLDSDMEHFLRNLAKNSGTMNNYPTWRRTLLRRAKEEEMKRFCKAQAIQRRLNEIEAALRELEARGTELELALRSQSSSPEKQKALWVEQLLQLVQKKNSLVAEEAELMITVQELNLEEKQWQLDQELRTYMNREETLKTAADRQAEDQVLRKLLDVVNQRDALIRLQEERRLSELASEPGVQG; this comes from the exons ATGGCCTCAACCATCTCCACCAACCCAGCGCATGCCCACTTTGAGAGCTTCTTGCAGGCCCAGCTGTGCCAGGATGTGTTGAGCAGCTTTCAAGGGCTATGCGGGGCCCTgggggtggagcctggtggggggcTCTCCCAGTACCACAAGGTCAAGGCCCAGCTCAACTACTGGAATGCCAAGTCGCTGTGGGCCAAGCTGGACAAGAGAGCGAGCCAGCCCATCTACCAGCAGGGCCGGGCCTGCACCGGCACTAAG TGCCTGGTGGTGGGTGCGGGACCTTGCGGTCTGCGGGCTGCTGTGGAGCTGGCGATGCTGGGGGCCCGAGTGGTGCTGGTGGAAAAGCGCACCAAGTTCTCTCGCCACAACGTGCTCCACCTCTGGCCCTTCACCATCCACGACCTTCGGGCACTCGGCGCCAAGAAGTTCTATGGGCGCTTCTGCACAGGCTCCCTGGACCACATCA GCATCCGGCAACTGCAGCTCCTCTTGTTGAAAGTGGCATTACTGCTGGGGGTGGAAATCCACTGGGGCATCACTTTCACTGGCCTGCAGCCTCCTCCCAAAAAGG GGAGTGGTTGGCGTGCCCAGCTCcagcccagccccccagcccaaCTGGCCAAGTATGAATTTGATGTCCTCATCTCTGCAGCTGGAGGTAAATTCGTCCCTGAAG GCTTCACAGTGCGAGAAATGCGCGGCAAACTGGCAATTGGCATCACGGCTAACTTTGTGAACGGGCGCACCGTGGAAGAGACACAGGTGCCCGAGATCAGTGGTGTGGCCAGGATCTACAACCAGAGCTTcttccagagcctgctcaaagCTACAG GCATCGATCTGGAGAATATCGTGTACTACAAAGATGACACCCACTACTTTGTGATGACAGCCAAGAAGCAGTGCCTGCTACGGCTGGGAGTGCTGCATAAG GACTGGCCCGATACTGAACGGCTGCTGGGCAGCGCCAATGTGGTGCCCGAGGCTTTGCAGCGCTTTGCTCGGGCAGCTGCCGACTTCGCCACCCACGGCAAGCTTGGGAAGCTGGAGTTTGCCCGGGACGCCCGCGGGCGGCCGGACGTCTCTGCCTTTGACTTCACAAGTATGATGCGGGCAGAGAGCTCTGCTCGGGTGCAGGAGAGGCACGGCACCCGCCTGCTGCTGGGGCTGGTCGGGGACTGCCTGGTGGAG CCCTTCTGGCCCCTGGGCACTGGAGTGGCCCGGGGCTTCCTGGCAGCCTTTGATGCCGCCTGGATGGTGAAGCGGTGGGCAGAGGGCGCTGGGCCCCTAGAGGTGTTGGCAGAGAG AGAGAGCTTGTACCAGCTCCTGTCACAGACGTCCCCGGAGAACATGCACCGCAACGTGGCACAGTACGGGCTGGACCCCACCACCCGCTACCCCAACCTGAACCTCCGGGCTGTGACCCCCAGTCAG GTACGAGACCTGTACGACATGGAGGCCAAGGAGCCTGTGCAGAGGATGAGTGACGAGACAGACTCCGGAAAGGCAGCCACTG GGGCAGTGGGCTCCCAGGAGGAGCTGCTGCGCTGGTGCCAGGAGCAGACGGCTGGGTACCCAGGAGTCCATGTCACTGACCTGTCTTCCTCCTGGGCTGATGGGCTGGCTCTGTGTGCCCTGGTGCACCGGCTGCGGCCCGCCCTACT GGAACCCTCCGAGCTCCAGGGAATGGGGGCTCTGGAAGCTACTTCTTGGGCGCTGAAGATGGCAGAGCATGAGCTGGGCATCACACCAGTGTTGTCCGCACAGGCGATGGTGGCAGGGAGTGACCCACTTGGCCTCATTGCCTACCTCAGCCACTTCCATAGTGCCTTCAAGAGCGTACCACACAACCCAG GCTCGGTCAGCCAAGGCTCCCCAGGCGCTGCCAGCGCTGTACTATTCCTTGGCAAACTGCAGAGGACCCTGCAACGGACCCGGACTCAG GAAAATGGGGAGGATGCTGGTGGCAAGAAGCCTCGCCTGGAGGTAA AGGCTGAGACCCCAAGTACTGAGGAGCCACCTGTCCCAGAGCCTGATGAACCAATGACACCACCATCCCAGCAGCAGGAC GCCAGTGCTGAGGATCTGTGTGCACTTTGTGGGCAACACCTCTATATCCTGGAACGCCACTGTGCTGATGGCCGTTTCTTCCACCGGAGCTGCTTCCGCTGTCATATCTGTGAGGCCACATTATGGCCAGGTGGCTATAGGCAGCacccaggagatg GATATTTATACTGCCTCCAGCACCTGCCTCAGACAGGCCACGAAGAAGATAGCAGCGATAGAGGTCCTGAGAGTCAG GACCTTCCCATGCTGAGTGAGGATAACACGCCATCAGGCCCCGCAACTCCCGTGGACCTCCATCAAGAGACCAGTCCTGTCCCAAACCCCATCCAGCCCACCCGTCGATTGATTCGCCTCTCCAGCCCAGAACGCCAGCGTTTATCCTCCCTTCATCTCACCCCTGACCCGGAAATGGAGCCGCCACCCAAGCCCCCGCGAAGCTGCTCCACTTTGGCCCACCAAGCCCTGGAAGCAAGCTTCAAGGGCTGGGGAATGCCAGTCCAGAGCCCTCAAG TTCTTGAGGCCATGGAAATGGGGGAAGAAGAGAGGTCCTCCTCCagtgaagaggaaacagaggaagaggaagatgtgCCTTTGGACTCAGACATGGAACAT TTTCTGAGGAACTTGGCTAAGAACTCAGGCACCATGAACAATTATCCAACGTGGCGTCGGACTCTGCTGCGCCGGGCCaaggaggaggagatgaagcGGTTCTGCAAGGCTCAG GCCATCCAGAGGCGACTAAATGAGATCGAGGCTGCTCTAAGGGAGCTGGAGGCCAGGGGCACAGAGCTGGAGCTGGCTTTGAGGAGCCAAAGCA GTTCCCCTGAAAAGCAAAAGGCATTATGGGTGGAACAGCTGCTACAGCTCGTCCAGAAGAAAAACAGCCTAGTGGCCGAGGAGGCTGAGCTCATGATCAC AGTGCAGGAGCTGAACTTGGAGGAGAAACAGTGGCAGCTGGACCAAGAGCTGCGAACCTACATGAACCGGGAAG AAACCCTAAAGACAGCTGCCGATCGGCAGGCTGAGGACCAGGTCCTGAGGAAGCTACTGGATGTGGTGAACCAGCGAGATGCTCTCATCCGCCTCCAGGAGGAGCGCAGGCTCAGTGAGCTGGCCTCGGAGCCCGGGGTCCAGGGCTAG
- the MICAL1 gene encoding F-actin-monooxygenase MICAL1 isoform X2: MASTISTNPAHAHFESFLQAQLCQDVLSSFQGLCGALGVEPGGGLSQYHKVKAQLNYWNAKSLWAKLDKRASQPIYQQGRACTGTKCLVVGAGPCGLRAAVELAMLGARVVLVEKRTKFSRHNVLHLWPFTIHDLRALGAKKFYGRFCTGSLDHISIRQLQLLLLKVALLLGVEIHWGITFTGLQPPPKKGSGWRAQLQPSPPAQLAKYEFDVLISAAGGKFVPEGFTVREMRGKLAIGITANFVNGRTVEETQVPEISGVARIYNQSFFQSLLKATGIDLENIVYYKDDTHYFVMTAKKQCLLRLGVLHKDWPDTERLLGSANVVPEALQRFARAAADFATHGKLGKLEFARDARGRPDVSAFDFTSMMRAESSARVQERHGTRLLLGLVGDCLVEPFWPLGTGVARGFLAAFDAAWMVKRWAEGAGPLEVLAERESLYQLLSQTSPENMHRNVAQYGLDPTTRYPNLNLRAVTPSQVRDLYDMEAKEPVQRMSDETDSGKAATGAVGSQEELLRWCQEQTAGYPGVHVTDLSSSWADGLALCALVHRLRPALLEPSELQGMGALEATSWALKMAEHELGITPVLSAQAMVAGSDPLGLIAYLSHFHSAFKSVPHNPGSVSQGSPGAASAVLFLGKLQRTLQRTRTQGLLQENGEDAGGKKPRLEVKAETPSTEEPPVPEPDEPMTPPSQQQDASAEDLCALCGQHLYILERHCADGRFFHRSCFRCHICEATLWPGGYRQHPGDGYLYCLQHLPQTGHEEDSSDRGPESQDLPMLSEDNTPSGPATPVDLHQETSPVPNPIQPTRRLIRLSSPERQRLSSLHLTPDPEMEPPPKPPRSCSTLAHQALEASFKGWGMPVQSPQVLEAMEMGEEERSSSSEEETEEEEDVPLDSDMEHFLRNLAKNSGTMNNYPTWRRTLLRRAKEEEMKRFCKAQAIQRRLNEIEAALRELEARGTELELALRSQSSSPEKQKALWVEQLLQLVQKKNSLVAEEAELMITVQELNLEEKQWQLDQELRTYMNREETLKTAADRQAEDQVLRKLLDVVNQRDALIRLQEERRLSELASEPGVQG, translated from the exons ATGGCCTCAACCATCTCCACCAACCCAGCGCATGCCCACTTTGAGAGCTTCTTGCAGGCCCAGCTGTGCCAGGATGTGTTGAGCAGCTTTCAAGGGCTATGCGGGGCCCTgggggtggagcctggtggggggcTCTCCCAGTACCACAAGGTCAAGGCCCAGCTCAACTACTGGAATGCCAAGTCGCTGTGGGCCAAGCTGGACAAGAGAGCGAGCCAGCCCATCTACCAGCAGGGCCGGGCCTGCACCGGCACTAAG TGCCTGGTGGTGGGTGCGGGACCTTGCGGTCTGCGGGCTGCTGTGGAGCTGGCGATGCTGGGGGCCCGAGTGGTGCTGGTGGAAAAGCGCACCAAGTTCTCTCGCCACAACGTGCTCCACCTCTGGCCCTTCACCATCCACGACCTTCGGGCACTCGGCGCCAAGAAGTTCTATGGGCGCTTCTGCACAGGCTCCCTGGACCACATCA GCATCCGGCAACTGCAGCTCCTCTTGTTGAAAGTGGCATTACTGCTGGGGGTGGAAATCCACTGGGGCATCACTTTCACTGGCCTGCAGCCTCCTCCCAAAAAGG GGAGTGGTTGGCGTGCCCAGCTCcagcccagccccccagcccaaCTGGCCAAGTATGAATTTGATGTCCTCATCTCTGCAGCTGGAGGTAAATTCGTCCCTGAAG GCTTCACAGTGCGAGAAATGCGCGGCAAACTGGCAATTGGCATCACGGCTAACTTTGTGAACGGGCGCACCGTGGAAGAGACACAGGTGCCCGAGATCAGTGGTGTGGCCAGGATCTACAACCAGAGCTTcttccagagcctgctcaaagCTACAG GCATCGATCTGGAGAATATCGTGTACTACAAAGATGACACCCACTACTTTGTGATGACAGCCAAGAAGCAGTGCCTGCTACGGCTGGGAGTGCTGCATAAG GACTGGCCCGATACTGAACGGCTGCTGGGCAGCGCCAATGTGGTGCCCGAGGCTTTGCAGCGCTTTGCTCGGGCAGCTGCCGACTTCGCCACCCACGGCAAGCTTGGGAAGCTGGAGTTTGCCCGGGACGCCCGCGGGCGGCCGGACGTCTCTGCCTTTGACTTCACAAGTATGATGCGGGCAGAGAGCTCTGCTCGGGTGCAGGAGAGGCACGGCACCCGCCTGCTGCTGGGGCTGGTCGGGGACTGCCTGGTGGAG CCCTTCTGGCCCCTGGGCACTGGAGTGGCCCGGGGCTTCCTGGCAGCCTTTGATGCCGCCTGGATGGTGAAGCGGTGGGCAGAGGGCGCTGGGCCCCTAGAGGTGTTGGCAGAGAG AGAGAGCTTGTACCAGCTCCTGTCACAGACGTCCCCGGAGAACATGCACCGCAACGTGGCACAGTACGGGCTGGACCCCACCACCCGCTACCCCAACCTGAACCTCCGGGCTGTGACCCCCAGTCAG GTACGAGACCTGTACGACATGGAGGCCAAGGAGCCTGTGCAGAGGATGAGTGACGAGACAGACTCCGGAAAGGCAGCCACTG GGGCAGTGGGCTCCCAGGAGGAGCTGCTGCGCTGGTGCCAGGAGCAGACGGCTGGGTACCCAGGAGTCCATGTCACTGACCTGTCTTCCTCCTGGGCTGATGGGCTGGCTCTGTGTGCCCTGGTGCACCGGCTGCGGCCCGCCCTACT GGAACCCTCCGAGCTCCAGGGAATGGGGGCTCTGGAAGCTACTTCTTGGGCGCTGAAGATGGCAGAGCATGAGCTGGGCATCACACCAGTGTTGTCCGCACAGGCGATGGTGGCAGGGAGTGACCCACTTGGCCTCATTGCCTACCTCAGCCACTTCCATAGTGCCTTCAAGAGCGTACCACACAACCCAG GCTCGGTCAGCCAAGGCTCCCCAGGCGCTGCCAGCGCTGTACTATTCCTTGGCAAACTGCAGAGGACCCTGCAACGGACCCGGACTCAG GGCTTGTTGCAGGAAAATGGGGAGGATGCTGGTGGCAAGAAGCCTCGCCTGGAGGTAA AGGCTGAGACCCCAAGTACTGAGGAGCCACCTGTCCCAGAGCCTGATGAACCAATGACACCACCATCCCAGCAGCAGGAC GCCAGTGCTGAGGATCTGTGTGCACTTTGTGGGCAACACCTCTATATCCTGGAACGCCACTGTGCTGATGGCCGTTTCTTCCACCGGAGCTGCTTCCGCTGTCATATCTGTGAGGCCACATTATGGCCAGGTGGCTATAGGCAGCacccaggagatg GATATTTATACTGCCTCCAGCACCTGCCTCAGACAGGCCACGAAGAAGATAGCAGCGATAGAGGTCCTGAGAGTCAG GACCTTCCCATGCTGAGTGAGGATAACACGCCATCAGGCCCCGCAACTCCCGTGGACCTCCATCAAGAGACCAGTCCTGTCCCAAACCCCATCCAGCCCACCCGTCGATTGATTCGCCTCTCCAGCCCAGAACGCCAGCGTTTATCCTCCCTTCATCTCACCCCTGACCCGGAAATGGAGCCGCCACCCAAGCCCCCGCGAAGCTGCTCCACTTTGGCCCACCAAGCCCTGGAAGCAAGCTTCAAGGGCTGGGGAATGCCAGTCCAGAGCCCTCAAG TTCTTGAGGCCATGGAAATGGGGGAAGAAGAGAGGTCCTCCTCCagtgaagaggaaacagaggaagaggaagatgtgCCTTTGGACTCAGACATGGAACAT TTTCTGAGGAACTTGGCTAAGAACTCAGGCACCATGAACAATTATCCAACGTGGCGTCGGACTCTGCTGCGCCGGGCCaaggaggaggagatgaagcGGTTCTGCAAGGCTCAG GCCATCCAGAGGCGACTAAATGAGATCGAGGCTGCTCTAAGGGAGCTGGAGGCCAGGGGCACAGAGCTGGAGCTGGCTTTGAGGAGCCAAAGCA GTTCCCCTGAAAAGCAAAAGGCATTATGGGTGGAACAGCTGCTACAGCTCGTCCAGAAGAAAAACAGCCTAGTGGCCGAGGAGGCTGAGCTCATGATCAC AGTGCAGGAGCTGAACTTGGAGGAGAAACAGTGGCAGCTGGACCAAGAGCTGCGAACCTACATGAACCGGGAAG AAACCCTAAAGACAGCTGCCGATCGGCAGGCTGAGGACCAGGTCCTGAGGAAGCTACTGGATGTGGTGAACCAGCGAGATGCTCTCATCCGCCTCCAGGAGGAGCGCAGGCTCAGTGAGCTGGCCTCGGAGCCCGGGGTCCAGGGCTAG